One region of Jonesiaceae bacterium BS-20 genomic DNA includes:
- a CDS encoding LacI family DNA-binding transcriptional regulator, producing the protein MASNIHDVARLAGVSPRTVSNVVNNFIHVRPETRERVQKAIAALDYRPNISARRLRQGLTKMIGFAVPELSQPYFSELSELFEIAARKRGYTLIATQTGGLKEREYQMLKEFSSHMVDGLIYSPMSLTKEDLHANPPLVPTVLIGEQISSPNHFNIAIDNSRAIEEITTNLINAGRTKIAILGAYHSSQYRSSRLRLEGYHRALDQAGIPRDEQLILYTDQFGRSAGRSGVHDAVTAGITFDAIVCLNDVLALGAIRALADLGISVPSEVAITGFDDIEDSAFCVPSLTTISPDKQEIADTAISTLLALIEKTAGEPADIEVAYTHQVRESTAS; encoded by the coding sequence ATGGCTTCCAATATCCACGACGTCGCCCGCCTTGCAGGCGTTTCGCCACGGACTGTTTCTAACGTGGTAAACAACTTTATCCACGTCCGCCCGGAGACACGGGAGCGCGTCCAGAAGGCAATCGCCGCTCTAGATTACCGGCCAAACATTTCCGCCCGGAGGTTACGCCAGGGCCTGACCAAGATGATTGGGTTTGCAGTCCCTGAACTCTCCCAGCCATACTTTTCTGAACTGTCAGAACTCTTTGAAATCGCCGCCCGCAAACGCGGATACACGCTCATAGCTACACAGACTGGCGGGCTCAAAGAACGCGAGTATCAAATGCTCAAGGAGTTCAGTTCACACATGGTTGATGGCCTCATCTACAGCCCAATGTCACTCACCAAAGAGGACCTCCATGCTAACCCTCCGTTGGTCCCCACCGTGCTCATTGGCGAGCAGATTTCCAGCCCCAATCACTTTAATATCGCAATCGACAACTCACGCGCGATTGAAGAGATAACAACAAATTTAATCAACGCGGGGCGGACCAAAATCGCAATTCTCGGCGCTTACCATTCCAGCCAATACCGAAGTTCCCGCCTTCGCCTCGAGGGCTACCACCGGGCCCTTGACCAAGCTGGCATTCCGCGTGACGAGCAACTGATCCTATATACCGATCAATTTGGCCGCAGCGCCGGCAGGTCAGGGGTGCATGACGCGGTCACGGCAGGAATTACATTCGATGCCATCGTATGCCTCAACGACGTCTTGGCTCTGGGGGCAATCAGGGCACTTGCTGATCTTGGCATCTCCGTTCCCAGCGAGGTCGCAATTACCGGGTTCGATGATATTGAAGACTCTGCATTTTGTGTCCCCTCGCTGACCACTATCTCCCCCGACAAACAAGAAATAGCCGATACCGCAATCTCAACACTGTTGGCTCTGATCGAAAAAACTGCAGGCGAGCCAGCAGATATTGAAGTGGCCTACACTCACCAAGTACGGGAAAGTACCGCCAGCTAG
- a CDS encoding DUF726 domain-containing protein, with translation MTGSITAFIVEGTLLKVHVESDQGETLTLVGEFTDAEPTVESGGVLERNPALVSNMWSYAKTWYEAHSISQDAALSISNREEQKKAFKELAKAKSAAHNRAEAYAKVAQWIADVADDVSPTQVKNGWCSSCFTKTDHFKSNRPVGQMPVLVCQGCGSPTLPCFAPKCENLAVRERGAVQIPQYCAEHRHEIPGFEKASHNFGMLEEYEDFLSYEKKDLSKGTKLIAIGVVGVAAGAPLALLAAPAIGGALGSLGMFGGLSGAAATSHGLALLGGGSLAVGGLGMAGGTTVVTVVGAAVGGTLGASVANAYIGEDKSFRIELLRSGTGTPVVVANGFLTEGDDERWGGWKSIIDTKYSDSPVYRVRWGSKELKDFGVMGAGLLSKPAGVGAVKGAAALASKAGASLLGRTVVPALLATDLAKNPWHVAKNRADKTGVILGDLLARTDAESYVLVGHSLGARVMAIAAEALGSKPGGPRVKDLHLLGAAIGAKSNWDGLVAGVDGSVYGYHSKNDNVLKFVYATAQGGQKAAGYSGFEPESTKLINVDVSDVVQSHSGYQDNVTLR, from the coding sequence ATGACCGGTTCAATTACTGCTTTCATTGTCGAAGGAACGCTCCTAAAGGTCCACGTGGAATCGGATCAAGGTGAGACCCTTACACTCGTTGGAGAGTTCACGGATGCAGAGCCGACGGTGGAGAGTGGTGGCGTTCTCGAACGCAACCCCGCGCTGGTCAGCAACATGTGGTCCTACGCCAAGACATGGTACGAAGCGCACTCAATTTCCCAAGATGCGGCACTGAGTATCTCCAATAGAGAAGAACAGAAGAAGGCTTTCAAAGAATTAGCAAAGGCCAAGAGTGCTGCTCATAATCGTGCCGAAGCATATGCCAAAGTTGCACAGTGGATTGCAGATGTCGCTGATGATGTTTCTCCAACTCAAGTCAAGAATGGCTGGTGCTCGTCTTGCTTCACCAAGACGGATCATTTCAAATCAAATAGGCCAGTGGGGCAAATGCCTGTGTTGGTATGTCAAGGTTGTGGCTCTCCGACACTGCCTTGCTTTGCACCCAAGTGTGAGAATCTAGCGGTACGCGAGCGAGGAGCTGTTCAAATACCGCAATATTGTGCGGAGCATCGCCACGAAATTCCAGGATTTGAAAAGGCTAGCCATAACTTTGGAATGCTCGAGGAATACGAGGATTTTCTAAGTTACGAAAAGAAAGATCTCAGCAAGGGGACGAAGCTTATTGCAATAGGTGTAGTTGGAGTGGCCGCCGGGGCTCCGCTCGCCTTGCTCGCGGCCCCAGCAATTGGTGGGGCACTTGGTTCCCTTGGGATGTTTGGTGGGCTTTCAGGAGCGGCCGCAACTTCGCACGGACTTGCCCTACTTGGAGGAGGGTCCTTGGCCGTGGGCGGCCTTGGAATGGCAGGTGGCACCACCGTAGTAACTGTAGTCGGCGCTGCTGTGGGCGGAACACTAGGAGCATCAGTGGCAAACGCTTACATTGGCGAGGACAAGTCGTTCCGAATCGAACTTTTGCGTTCCGGCACCGGAACCCCTGTAGTTGTGGCCAACGGTTTTCTTACTGAGGGAGACGATGAACGGTGGGGAGGGTGGAAATCCATAATTGATACTAAGTACTCCGATTCGCCCGTATACCGCGTGCGTTGGGGCTCTAAGGAGCTCAAGGACTTTGGGGTCATGGGTGCTGGTCTCTTAAGTAAACCCGCAGGTGTCGGTGCTGTGAAAGGAGCAGCCGCGTTGGCCAGCAAAGCCGGTGCAAGCCTGTTAGGGCGCACGGTAGTACCGGCGCTTCTAGCCACTGACCTAGCAAAGAATCCCTGGCATGTAGCTAAGAACCGCGCAGACAAGACCGGTGTAATTCTAGGTGACTTATTGGCTCGAACTGATGCTGAATCGTATGTTCTTGTGGGACATAGTTTAGGCGCCCGCGTGATGGCAATTGCTGCCGAGGCTCTCGGTAGCAAACCGGGTGGCCCTCGAGTCAAGGATCTTCATCTATTGGGTGCTGCAATCGGGGCCAAAAGTAACTGGGATGGGCTTGTAGCTGGTGTGGACGGATCCGTCTATGGATACCACTCGAAGAATGACAACGTGCTGAAGTTTGTTTATGCCACTGCACAAGGTGGTCAGAAAGCTGCCGGCTACTCGGGGTTTGAACCTGAGTCAACCAAACTCATCAATGTTGATGTGTCTGATGTAGTTCAGTCCCACTCCGGTTACCAAGACAACGTTACGCTGAGGTAG
- a CDS encoding DUF6557 family protein codes for MDEQLITDSKTTLQELILRTQWADVQAKMLELYPDTKDLVEGYQSVFKKLRETKLSASADGMILCIEKEDELTDGEVDYDVFGFSPEDSTNYALDFSPWSEWLGYYCNAATLQSIGDPEFVAHCLRENTFYGFEDDEIQARKATLENPESDS; via the coding sequence ATGGATGAGCAACTGATTACGGACAGCAAGACAACATTGCAAGAGCTCATCTTGCGGACTCAATGGGCAGATGTTCAAGCAAAGATGCTGGAACTTTACCCGGACACCAAAGATCTGGTCGAAGGCTATCAGAGTGTTTTCAAGAAGTTACGAGAGACAAAATTATCCGCAAGTGCCGACGGAATGATCCTTTGTATTGAGAAGGAAGACGAGCTTACGGATGGAGAAGTGGATTATGACGTCTTTGGCTTCAGCCCCGAGGACTCAACAAATTACGCACTAGATTTTTCTCCCTGGAGTGAGTGGTTGGGCTACTACTGCAATGCCGCGACCCTCCAAAGCATTGGGGACCCAGAGTTTGTGGCTCATTGTTTAAGGGAAAATACATTCTATGGCTTCGAAGACGATGAAATTCAGGCCCGTAAAGCCACACTTGAAAACCCGGAATCAGATTCATAG
- a CDS encoding haloacid dehalogenase-like hydrolase, producing MSTKPVALFDMDGVFTHGDTMFELLRSQLLRSPLKIVRALPFLLKSAFGDRPTKTKANGRLMEIAVADLTQSQYTALVESTARRLAASNKFVQPDAVAEVKKHQANGKVLIITGSERQMARAYLTNLGLTDVDIESSELTFSDSGAKLTAHLIGPAKVKRLKELAIPFESLPFYTDSRADLPVARLTAHTTLVNPNAKTRDAYEREIPNLTVVRWEAK from the coding sequence TTGAGCACTAAACCGGTGGCACTCTTTGATATGGATGGCGTTTTTACGCATGGGGACACCATGTTCGAGCTATTGCGATCGCAGTTGCTACGCAGTCCACTCAAGATTGTGCGCGCGCTTCCCTTCCTCTTGAAGTCGGCGTTTGGTGACCGTCCAACCAAGACCAAGGCGAATGGTCGCCTGATGGAAATTGCGGTTGCCGACTTGACGCAGTCTCAGTACACGGCCCTGGTCGAGTCCACCGCACGGCGGTTAGCCGCTAGTAACAAATTTGTGCAACCCGATGCAGTCGCTGAGGTCAAGAAGCACCAGGCCAACGGCAAAGTCCTTATTATTACGGGCTCCGAGCGCCAGATGGCCCGCGCTTACCTGACCAATCTGGGCCTGACGGATGTGGATATTGAGTCCTCCGAACTGACCTTTTCTGACTCGGGAGCAAAGCTCACTGCACACCTCATTGGCCCGGCCAAGGTCAAAAGGCTCAAAGAACTGGCTATCCCTTTTGAGTCCCTGCCCTTTTACACCGACTCCCGCGCGGACCTACCGGTTGCCCGCCTGACAGCACACACCACCCTGGTCAATCCCAATGCAAAAACCCGGGACGCATACGAGCGCGAAATCCCCAACCTCACTGTGGTGCGCTGGGAAGCTAAGTAA
- a CDS encoding alpha/beta hydrolase has product MSLENLDDEFRFLASDSALVGHTGPVPAVRRVSIALPDQRILSALRFGAVGQPESPTAEPGSEAIEFVLIHGMGLNAHSFDPTVIALGRPALSVDLAGHGRSDWRADAAYLPQNLAADLVVAFDNLVTKPVVLVGHSLGALTAILVAAQRPQLISALVLVDMTPGVSPEADSASVTEFIAGQRTFDSIEEMVDRAIEFGIGHDRAALTRGVALNTRVRPDSKIEWAHHFAHLLPDPNAPQSESSPETTPDLMAGLTDPKPFAALWAVLEQLPMPISLVRGASAMVSQELVTEWHEHLPAAAVVTLETGHNVHEQDPVGLARELAAVAGKLNLRP; this is encoded by the coding sequence ATGAGTCTCGAGAATCTAGATGATGAGTTCCGCTTTCTTGCTTCCGATTCCGCGCTGGTAGGCCACACCGGTCCGGTACCCGCAGTCCGCCGGGTCAGTATTGCACTGCCGGACCAGCGGATCCTCAGCGCACTGCGGTTCGGAGCAGTTGGGCAACCCGAGTCCCCTACGGCTGAGCCCGGTTCGGAAGCGATCGAGTTTGTCCTGATCCACGGTATGGGCTTGAACGCACACTCCTTTGATCCCACCGTCATTGCGTTGGGACGCCCCGCACTCTCGGTTGACCTCGCCGGACATGGGCGTTCAGACTGGCGTGCCGATGCCGCATATCTTCCCCAGAATTTGGCCGCAGACCTTGTTGTTGCGTTCGATAACCTCGTGACCAAGCCCGTGGTGCTCGTAGGGCACTCACTCGGAGCACTCACCGCAATCTTGGTCGCTGCCCAGCGCCCGCAACTGATTAGCGCGCTTGTGCTGGTGGATATGACACCTGGGGTCAGCCCCGAGGCTGATTCCGCCTCGGTCACCGAGTTCATTGCCGGGCAGCGCACCTTCGATTCGATCGAGGAAATGGTGGACCGCGCCATCGAATTTGGCATTGGCCACGATCGCGCCGCACTGACCCGCGGAGTCGCCCTCAACACCCGGGTCCGGCCCGACTCCAAAATTGAGTGGGCCCACCACTTCGCTCATCTCTTGCCAGACCCAAATGCTCCCCAATCCGAGTCCTCACCTGAGACCACGCCCGATCTCATGGCGGGACTGACTGATCCCAAGCCCTTTGCTGCGCTGTGGGCTGTTCTTGAGCAGCTCCCGATGCCTATTTCCCTGGTGCGCGGAGCCTCCGCAATGGTTTCGCAGGAGCTCGTCACCGAGTGGCACGAACACCTGCCTGCGGCCGCCGTTGTCACACTCGAGACGGGCCACAACGTCCACGAGCAAGATCCCGTGGGCCTGGCGCGCGAACTCGCGGCCGTTGCCGGCAAGCTCAATCTGCGCCCTTAG
- a CDS encoding ADP-ribosylglycohydrolase family protein, whose product MRLAPVPIATYLDLELTYKMSAASSITTHPNLGCIEACAAHGTLITGALQGWTKEATISFGQELSSRVNSAEVSAVLSGYYLDKTRDQISSSGYVVHTLEAALWASACTDDFKEGALLAVNLADDADTVGAVYGQLAGAHYGETGIPSDWIGHLDQSAMITAMADQLHDIAGTLSVSTESSPHLNIIQPDSALFGAHPHGSA is encoded by the coding sequence ATGAGGCTCGCCCCCGTACCCATTGCGACGTACTTGGACTTGGAACTGACATACAAAATGTCGGCGGCAAGCTCAATCACCACCCATCCAAATCTGGGGTGTATCGAGGCTTGCGCTGCTCACGGCACGCTCATTACAGGGGCACTGCAGGGCTGGACAAAAGAGGCGACTATCAGCTTTGGGCAGGAGCTTTCGAGCAGGGTCAACTCCGCAGAAGTCTCTGCGGTGCTGTCCGGTTACTACCTGGACAAGACCCGGGACCAGATTTCATCTTCAGGCTATGTCGTCCACACTCTCGAAGCTGCGCTCTGGGCTTCTGCATGCACGGATGACTTCAAGGAGGGTGCGCTCTTGGCTGTCAATCTCGCTGACGATGCCGATACGGTCGGTGCGGTCTACGGGCAGTTGGCGGGCGCGCATTACGGGGAAACCGGAATCCCCAGCGATTGGATTGGTCACCTTGATCAATCAGCGATGATCACGGCCATGGCCGACCAGTTGCACGATATAGCTGGCACACTTTCAGTCAGTACCGAGAGTTCACCTCACCTGAATATTATTCAACCAGACAGTGCGCTGTTTGGTGCTCATCCACATGGAAGCGCCTAG
- a CDS encoding DUF1643 domain-containing protein — MIELAADILYVSSKSKYVAMGTGASLISDPVGPDNNAFLRAAGASGDLLVAAWGGNAKSRRVQEVLRLPGFERINYLRLTQAGQPSHPLYLPKDLTPTPWPR; from the coding sequence GTGATTGAGCTTGCCGCCGACATTTTGTATGTCAGTTCCAAGTCCAAGTACGTCGCAATGGGTACGGGGGCGAGCCTCATCAGCGACCCTGTTGGCCCAGACAACAACGCCTTCCTGCGCGCCGCCGGTGCGAGCGGTGATCTCCTAGTGGCCGCGTGGGGTGGAAACGCCAAAAGCAGGCGAGTCCAGGAGGTCTTGAGACTGCCAGGTTTTGAGCGCATCAACTACTTGCGGCTGACTCAAGCTGGGCAACCAAGTCACCCACTGTATCTGCCTAAGGATCTAACGCCAACGCCCTGGCCCCGCTAA
- a CDS encoding Fic family protein, whose amino-acid sequence MDSHSLQVPAVTYEELQWTPKHNLDVSNRARIRQTGPYRSAITAPIADWKFQVSSELMTELEDALVALREFDQHANHSLPQGSLNLGPLASILLRTESVSSSQIEQLTTSAKQLALAEIDQGKSNATTVLANVHAMQAAIDLAESLSISSILQMHGHLLIDSPSLAAHAGKLRGEPVWIGGRDSAGPRNAEFVPPRSDLVPQAIADLEGFMSRVDLPVLLQVAVAHAQFETIHPFVDGNGRTGRALVHAMLHNFGMSRSFVLPISSGILTDLKSYFSALTQYREGDAAPIVRLFAQATRYAAHHGMRLIDSLQEQVNLANTKLVGLRPQAAAWKLVPLLVGQPVVNAKFVKEHLQVNDAAAHRALNALTQRGFLVETSGNSRNRIWQHNGILDVLNEYAEQIRRDSR is encoded by the coding sequence ATGGATTCTCATTCACTGCAAGTACCGGCGGTTACCTATGAAGAGCTGCAGTGGACTCCAAAACACAACTTGGATGTTTCCAACCGCGCACGGATCCGTCAGACTGGCCCCTACCGCTCGGCAATTACCGCTCCAATTGCGGACTGGAAATTCCAAGTTTCTTCCGAACTCATGACCGAGCTAGAAGATGCTCTCGTTGCGCTGCGCGAATTTGATCAGCACGCGAACCACTCCCTGCCCCAGGGCAGCCTTAATCTTGGACCACTAGCCAGTATTTTGCTGCGGACCGAAAGCGTCTCCAGCAGTCAGATCGAGCAGCTCACCACTTCCGCCAAGCAACTGGCTCTTGCTGAGATTGATCAAGGCAAATCCAATGCGACCACAGTTTTGGCCAACGTGCATGCCATGCAGGCAGCGATCGATCTTGCCGAATCGCTCTCAATCTCCTCGATCCTCCAAATGCACGGACACCTACTCATAGACTCACCATCGCTGGCAGCCCACGCAGGGAAACTACGTGGGGAACCGGTTTGGATTGGTGGACGGGACAGTGCAGGACCTCGAAACGCCGAGTTTGTGCCCCCTCGATCAGACCTAGTCCCCCAAGCCATCGCGGACCTTGAAGGTTTCATGTCGCGGGTTGACCTGCCGGTGTTGCTCCAGGTAGCGGTCGCGCACGCGCAGTTCGAAACAATCCACCCGTTTGTTGATGGAAACGGTCGCACAGGCCGGGCTCTGGTGCACGCCATGTTGCACAACTTTGGCATGAGCAGAAGTTTCGTCCTGCCCATCTCATCCGGGATCCTCACCGACCTTAAGTCCTATTTTTCGGCACTCACCCAGTACCGCGAAGGCGATGCGGCACCGATTGTCCGCCTGTTTGCGCAGGCCACCAGGTACGCCGCTCATCACGGCATGCGATTGATTGACTCCCTCCAAGAACAGGTCAACCTTGCAAACACCAAACTTGTCGGGCTACGGCCCCAGGCAGCAGCTTGGAAACTAGTCCCACTGCTTGTGGGCCAGCCGGTGGTCAATGCAAAGTTTGTCAAAGAGCATCTTCAGGTCAACGATGCCGCCGCTCATCGCGCACTAAACGCACTCACACAGCGCGGTTTCCTGGTAGAAACCTCAGGCAATAGCCGCAACCGAATCTGGCAACACAACGGAATACTAGACGTTCTCAATGAGTATGCGGAGCAAATCCGCAGAGATTCACGCTGA
- a CDS encoding nucleotidyltransferase domain-containing protein: MRLQNPFAAVSTTGLDSQVLTVLARTEQYLLVRQIHQLLPEEGSHQGVRKAVTRLVEQGVVFERATGRNYAYALNLSHLLVEEILKIANAKSELNDRIREVISTWQVQPLTVIMFGSAARNEMRTDSDIDLLVVMPDSAAEDTAEVLVFGLATQVTKWTGNDLRPLVYRSSEVQPASIFDSILKDGIEIAGETTWLRKQLRRNKVHTGHREAQNPELSRQTRPSSKAGLLRPSSSSRWQTMPASYQKSKTLRTLA, encoded by the coding sequence ATGCGCCTGCAAAATCCGTTTGCCGCTGTAAGTACAACGGGCCTCGATTCCCAAGTTCTTACGGTGCTTGCAAGAACCGAACAGTACCTTTTGGTTCGACAGATCCACCAGTTGTTACCCGAGGAAGGGTCCCATCAAGGTGTTCGTAAGGCAGTGACTCGACTGGTGGAACAAGGCGTCGTCTTCGAACGTGCCACTGGGCGCAATTATGCCTACGCACTGAATTTAAGCCACTTGTTAGTTGAAGAGATCTTGAAAATTGCCAATGCCAAGAGTGAACTCAATGACAGGATCCGGGAGGTTATTTCCACGTGGCAGGTCCAACCCCTCACCGTAATAATGTTTGGCTCAGCTGCGCGTAACGAGATGCGCACAGACAGCGACATTGATCTCCTCGTTGTCATGCCAGATTCTGCAGCAGAAGATACGGCAGAAGTTCTGGTATTTGGACTTGCTACCCAAGTAACGAAGTGGACCGGCAACGACCTGCGTCCGCTTGTTTACCGGAGTTCAGAGGTACAGCCAGCAAGTATTTTTGATTCCATCCTCAAAGATGGCATTGAGATCGCAGGCGAAACGACTTGGCTTCGCAAGCAATTACGAAGAAACAAGGTCCACACAGGACACCGAGAGGCACAAAATCCAGAACTGTCCCGGCAGACAAGGCCGTCCAGCAAGGCCGGTTTACTAAGGCCAAGCAGTTCCAGCAGGTGGCAGACGATGCCCGCGAGCTATCAGAAGAGCAAGACGTTGCGGACGCTTGCGTGA
- a CDS encoding Ltp family lipoprotein has product MFADGEVPQEYQEALDAAHQYAEQFMLSESALFNQLTNETVGFSDDAARYAVAHCHGDWYRYALTNAVVLAESNDRTVEQLSATLTGTQGFTRPQAAYATGLIAAFRVAAIFA; this is encoded by the coding sequence GTGTTTGCGGATGGTGAGGTCCCCCAGGAGTACCAAGAAGCACTCGACGCAGCCCACCAATACGCGGAGCAGTTCATGCTCAGCGAATCGGCACTCTTTAACCAGTTGACCAATGAAACCGTAGGGTTTTCCGATGATGCCGCCAGGTATGCGGTGGCTCATTGCCACGGCGACTGGTACCGCTACGCGCTGACTAACGCCGTAGTTCTAGCCGAGTCCAATGATCGCACCGTGGAACAACTATCCGCAACGCTTACCGGCACGCAAGGTTTCACGCGGCCACAGGCTGCCTACGCCACCGGGCTGATCGCTGCGTTCCGCGTTGCGGCGATCTTCGCCTAA
- a CDS encoding FadR/GntR family transcriptional regulator: MNDKIKTSVLDKAVYGLRNLIASGEFRPGQKFPPEPELCERLGVSRGSLREAVRMLSSLGITESRHGSGTYVSALGPKELIGPLMLTIGLAPIDTVLGLYDVRRVLEGHAASLAAVHATAEEVAALRGLLEEMEQEEDLMEFSKLDSTFHDQIALLSRNETLRVLLQVFRARNRAFYRLFEGESGKFHRELSDRGHREIYNSIADRDMFSAQTAAMHHLFSTEQALKDIKPQPATTDEIGNIIL, from the coding sequence ATGAACGATAAGATAAAAACCAGCGTCTTAGATAAGGCCGTTTATGGACTGCGAAATTTGATTGCTTCCGGTGAGTTCAGGCCGGGCCAAAAATTTCCACCAGAACCCGAGCTTTGTGAGCGTTTAGGGGTGTCTCGAGGTTCATTACGAGAAGCCGTACGCATGCTCAGTTCACTTGGCATTACCGAGTCCCGGCATGGCTCTGGCACATATGTGTCCGCGCTGGGTCCCAAGGAGCTCATTGGGCCGCTCATGCTTACCATTGGCCTGGCACCAATCGATACTGTCTTGGGCCTGTATGACGTGCGCCGTGTGTTGGAGGGGCATGCTGCTTCCCTGGCCGCTGTGCATGCCACTGCCGAAGAAGTTGCGGCTCTGAGGGGTCTGCTCGAAGAAATGGAACAGGAGGAAGACCTCATGGAGTTTTCCAAACTTGATTCCACGTTCCATGATCAGATTGCACTCTTGAGCCGTAATGAAACACTGCGGGTCTTGCTCCAGGTGTTCCGCGCTCGCAACAGAGCGTTTTACCGCCTTTTCGAGGGCGAGAGCGGCAAGTTTCACCGTGAACTGTCGGATCGGGGTCACCGCGAGATCTATAACTCCATTGCGGACCGGGACATGTTCAGCGCTCAAACTGCTGCTATGCATCACCTGTTTAGCACCGAACAAGCGCTCAAGGACATCAAGCCGCAGCCAGCCACTACTGATGAAATTGGGAACATCATTTTGTGA
- a CDS encoding aminotransferase class V-fold PLP-dependent enzyme, producing MLASPPQPLRLRDGSAAAAAWNLSPGVLHLNHGSFGAVPRVTLDYQAELKNAMESDPVAWFVELPERIKQQRELLATTFGSPIEATSLIPNASAGATIIYNSIPVQHGLEIVVTNHGYGAVTMGAERLVRRWGGKVVTADIPLAANADEALAAIEAVLSERTRLIVVDQVTSSTARLLPVQQIVELARAKEILTLIDGAHVFGLYQNVFDDFAPDFWIGNLHKFACGPRGAALLVAQSELNQEIYPLIDSWGYPSSYPERFDIQGTLDQTSYLAAHRSWEFVANQWGWDKSISYMTELAEYGQDVISQAFADHTGQDHTATVGMPANALKLIKLPEGLIRNHAEADAVRDRFVREGAAEAAFTEFGGKGYLRISAHVYNTHSEYEEFAERFVPQIVSWARELN from the coding sequence GTGCTAGCTTCACCACCACAACCATTACGATTGCGGGATGGATCTGCCGCTGCTGCTGCATGGAATCTATCACCCGGGGTACTTCACCTTAACCATGGCTCATTTGGGGCGGTACCCCGTGTAACTCTTGACTACCAGGCGGAACTCAAGAATGCGATGGAGTCCGATCCTGTTGCATGGTTTGTGGAACTTCCAGAACGCATAAAACAGCAACGAGAACTTCTTGCTACAACCTTTGGATCCCCCATCGAGGCAACCTCACTTATTCCTAATGCCTCTGCTGGTGCGACCATTATTTACAACTCCATACCGGTTCAGCACGGACTAGAAATAGTAGTGACCAATCACGGTTACGGAGCAGTAACCATGGGAGCTGAACGCTTGGTGCGGCGTTGGGGCGGAAAAGTTGTCACAGCGGACATACCTCTAGCAGCAAATGCTGATGAGGCTCTTGCAGCTATTGAAGCTGTTCTAAGCGAACGCACCCGGCTGATTGTAGTTGACCAAGTTACTTCCTCCACTGCCCGGCTATTGCCAGTCCAGCAAATAGTCGAGCTAGCCCGGGCCAAGGAAATCTTGACGCTGATTGACGGCGCTCATGTATTTGGGTTGTACCAGAATGTATTTGATGATTTTGCCCCAGATTTTTGGATTGGCAACCTTCACAAATTTGCTTGCGGGCCTCGTGGGGCAGCACTCCTGGTGGCTCAGTCGGAACTCAACCAAGAGATCTACCCTCTGATTGATTCTTGGGGCTATCCCAGTTCATACCCGGAGCGGTTTGATATTCAAGGCACCCTTGATCAAACCAGCTATCTTGCTGCTCACAGGAGCTGGGAGTTTGTTGCGAATCAGTGGGGCTGGGACAAGTCCATTTCTTATATGACTGAGTTGGCAGAGTATGGCCAGGACGTGATTTCCCAAGCTTTTGCGGATCATACGGGGCAAGACCATACCGCTACGGTTGGAATGCCAGCCAATGCTTTAAAACTCATCAAGCTTCCAGAGGGCCTAATCCGCAACCACGCGGAGGCGGACGCTGTAAGAGACCGGTTTGTCCGCGAAGGTGCTGCCGAGGCAGCTTTCACAGAGTTTGGTGGGAAAGGCTACCTCCGGATTTCAGCCCACGTCTACAACACACACTCAGAATACGAAGAGTTTGCGGAAAGATTTGTGCCGCAAATCGTCAGTTGGGCACGAGAGCTCAACTGA